In Bradyrhizobium sp. WD16, the genomic stretch CCGGCGGTGCATCACCTCAGCGGCACCGTCAACGGCGGTGCGCTGCTCGCCCTGATCGGTCCCAATGGCGCCGGCAAATCGACGCTGTTCCGCGGCATCGCCGGGCTGATCAAGCCTCTGTCCGGTTCGGTGCGTCGCGACGGCCTCGGCCCGCGCGACATAGCCTATCTGCCGCAGAGCGCCGAGATCGATCGCAGCTTTCCGATTTCGCTGCAGGATTTCGTCGGCACCGGGTTGTGGCGCACGACGGGCGCTTTCGGTGCCCTCGGCCGCCGCGACCGCGATGCCATCGCCGCGGCAGTCGGCGCGGTCGGTCTCAACGGCTTCGAAGCGCGTCCGATCGGGACATTGTCCGGCGGCCAGACCCAGCGCATGCTGTTTGCCCGCCTGATGCTGCAGGATGCAGACGTCATTCTGCTCGACGAGCCGTTCAACGCCATCGATGCCCGCACGGTCGCCGATCTCATGGCGCTGGTGAAGCGCTGGCATCGCGAGGGCCGAACAATTCTCGCGGCCCTGCACGATTTCGAACTGGTGCAGGCCAACTTTCCCGAAACGCTGCTGCTGGCCCGCCGGTTGGTGGCGTGGGGCCCGACGGCGCAGGTGCTGACCGCGGAAAATCTGCAGACGGCGCGACGCATGTGTGAGGCCTTCGACGACGGTGCCGGCGCCTGCGCCGCGGAAACGTCCCGCGCGGCCTGAGACCATGCTCTCCTCCATCCTGATCGCGCCTTTCACGGAATTCGAATTCATGCGTCGCGCCCTCGCGGGCGTTCTGGCCCTGGCGCTGGGCGGCGCGCCGATCGGCGTGCTCTTGATGCTGCGGCGGATGAGCCTGACCGGCGACGCCATGGCTCATGCCATTCTGCCGGGTGCCGCAGTGGCGTTCCTGTTGTCGGGGCTCAATCTGTTCGCGATGGCCTTCGGCGGCCTCGTGGCAGGCTTTGCGGTGGCGCTGCTCGCAGGCGTGGTGACGCGGGCGACCGAGCTGCGCGAGGACGCTTCGCTCGCGGTGTTCTATCTGATCTCGCTGGCGCTCGGCGTCACGATCGTGTCGCTGCGCGGCTCCAATATCGACCTGCTGCATGTGTTGTTCGGCAATGTGCTGGCGATCGACGATCAGGCCTTGCTGCTGGTTGCTTTCAACGCCACGGTGACGATGCTCGTGCTGGCGGTGATCTGGCGGCCGCTGGTGATCGAATGTGTCGATCCCCTGTTCCTGCGCAGCGTCAGCCGCGCCGGGGGGCCTGCGCATCTCGTCTTTCTCGCGCTGGTGGTGATCAACCTTGTCAGCGGCTTCGAGGCCCTCGGCACGCTGCTCGCGGTCGGACTGATGATGCTGCCTGCGGCCGTCGCCCGGTTCTGGTCGCGCGACGTCACCGGCATGATCGCCGTCGCGGTCGTCGCCGCGCTGCTGTCAGGTTATGGCGGATTGCTGCTGTCTTTCCACACCAAGGTCCCGTCGGGGCCTGGCGTGATCCTCGTCGCGGCGGTGCTCTATCTCGTCTCGCTGCTCACTGGGCGCGTCGGCGGGCTGCTGCGCCGCCTGTTTCCCGCCCCGCATCTGGAGGCATGACATGACCCCGTCGCGCCGCGACATTCTCACCGCCTGCGGCTTCGCCCTGTTGGCCACGGGCCGGATCCTGCCGGCGCGCGCCGCACCGGCGCTGAAGGTGGTCGCGACCTTCTCGATCCTCGCCGATTTCGCCCGCAATGTCGGTGGCGATCGCGTCGCGGTGACATCGCTGGTCGGCGCCAATGGCGACAGCCACGTCTATACGCCGACGCCGGATGATGCCCGCCGAGTCGCCGATGCGGCGCTGGTGATGGTCAACGGCTTCGGTCTCGAAGGCTGGCTGCCCCGCCTCGTCAAGGCCGCCGGTGGCCGCGCCCGCCTCGTCACCGCCACCGCCGGGATTGCGCCACGCAAGACCGCTCCGGACGAACACGCCGAGCATGAAGTCGATCCTCACGCCTGGCAGTCGGTGGCCAATGCGAAGATTTATGTCGGCAATATCCGCGACGCCTTGATTGCCGCCGATCCCGCCGGGGCCGAGGCCTACCGGGCGAACGCCGCTGGCTATCTCGAAAGGCTCGAGGCCCTCGATGCCGAGGTGCGGGCGGCGGTGGCCCAGATCCCCCCGGCACGACGCAAGGTGATCTCCACCCACGATGCCTTCGGCTATTTCGCCCGCGATTACGGCGTCGCCTTCATCGCGCCCCAGGGCGTCTCGACCGAAGCCGATATCGGGGCGGCCGACCTCGCCGGCCTGATCCGACAGATCCGCGCCGAAAAGATACCTGCGGTGTTTCTCGAAAATCTTTCCGATCAGCGGCTGATGCGCCAGATCGCCGCCGAAACCGGCGCCCGGATCGGCGGAACGCTCTATTCCGACGCGCTGACGGCCGAAAACGGCGAAGCACCCACTTACATTGACCTCGTCAGGCACAATATAAAGACACTGACCGGCGCCCTCGCGGGGTAGACCCGCATCCCGCGGCCGGTAGAAACCTTCCCTCCGAAACCGTCCGCCCGGAGTTCGTTGATGTCCACCGCCGCTTCCGAGAAAATCCCCGTTACTGTGCTTACCGGCTACCTGGGCGCCGGCAAGACCACTCTGCTCAACCGCATCCTGTCGGAAAACCACGGCAAGAAATATGCGGTGATCGTCAACGAATTCGGTGAAATCGGCATCGACAACGACCTCGTCATCGGCGCCGACGAGGAAGTGTTCGAGATGAACAACGGCTGCATCTGCTGCACCGTCCGCGGCGACCTCGTGCGCATCTTGGAAGGCTTGATGAAGCGCAAGGGCAAATTCGACGCGATCATCCTGGAGACGACCGGGCTCGCGGACCCGGCTCCGGTGGCCCAGACCTTCTTCGTTGACGAGGACGTCCAGGCCGCGGCGCGGCTCGATGCCATCGTCACGGTGGCCGACGCCAAATGGCTGAGCGAGCGCCTCAAGGACGCCCCTGAGGCGAAGAACCAGATCGCCTTCGCCGACGTCATCGTCCTCAACAAGACCGATCTCGTCTCCAAGGCCGAACTCGCCGAAGTCGAGGCGCGGATCCGCGGCATCAACCCGTACGCCAAGCTGGTTCGCAGCGAGCGCTGCAACGTCGCGCTCTCCGACGTGCTGGGGCGCAACGCCTTCGATCTCGATCGCATCCTCGACCTCGAGCCGGAGTTCCTCGAGGCCGGAGACGATCATGACCATCATCACGATCATGGTCACGGCGACGATCACGATCATGGTCATGATCATGATCATGACCATGATCATGGCGGGCTGAAGCACTATCATGACGAGGAGGTGCAGTCGGTGTCGCTGCGCACCAGCGATCCGCTCGATCCCAACAAGTTCATGACGTGGCTGCAGGATCTGATCGCCCGCGATGGCATGAACATTCTGCGCTCGAAGGGCATTCTGTCGTTCAAGGACGACGACGAGCGTTATGTTTTCCAGGGCGTCCACATGATGCTGGAGGGCGACCACCAGCGCGAATGGCGCGACGACGAGCCGCGCGAAAGCCGCGTGGTCTTTATCGGCCGTGATCTTCCGGAAGAGGCGATCCGCGAAGGTTTCGCCACGTGCGTCGCGGCGTGATGTCCACCTTCGATCCCCGCCCCGAGGCGGCATCCATCGCTTCCGTGACCGATCGCGTCGTGCCGGTGAAGCTGGCGCAGCCGGCTTTCGCCGTGCATTTCCTCGGTGACGCCGTCGCCTTTGTCGGCAGTGTGGAGAGCGTCATGCTCGCCGGGGCCGGCGAGACTTCGGGCGAGACTTCGGTGGTCGCCGCCCATGGCGGCGGCATTCTCTGCACGGCCAGCGACGGCAGGCGGCTGGTGACCGGCGGCGACGACGGCAAGGTGGTTATACTCGACGCAGCCGGCAACGCCGAGACGGTGGCGGCCGACGTCAAGCGGCGCTGGATCGACAATGTCGCGCTGCAGAGTGACGGCGCGGTGGCCTGGTCGGCGGGCAAGACCGCGACGGTGCAGTCGGGAAGACAGGAAGCCAAGTCGTTCGATACGCAGTCGACTGCGGGCGGGCTCGCCTTCGCGCCCAAGGGGCTGCGGCTGGCGATCGCCCACTACAACGGCGTGACGCTGTGGTTTCCGAACATGGCGGCGAAACCGGAAGTCCTGGAGTGGAAGGGCTCCCATCACGCCGTCACCTTCAGCGGCGACAATCGCTTCCTGGTCACGGCCATGCACGAGCCGGCGCTGCATGGCTGGCGGCTGGTCGATTCCAAGCACATGCGCATGACCGGATATCCTGGCCGCGTCCGCTCCATGGCCTGGACCGCGGGCGGCAAGTTCCTTGCGACCTCCGGCGCAGATACGATCATCCTCTGGCCATTCGCCAGCAAGGACGGCCCGATGGGCAAGGAGCCGATGATGCTGGCGCCGATGAAATCGCGCGTCAGTGCGGTGGCTTGCCATCCCAGGCAGGAGATACTCGCCGCCGGGTACGAGGATGGCACCATCCTGATGGTGCGTATCGCCGACGGCGCCGAGATCCTGGTCCGGCGCAATGCCGGCGACGCCGTGACGGCACTTGCCTTTGGTCCGAAGGGGACGCGGCTCGCTTTCGCGAGCGAAGGGGGCGAAGCAGGTCTTCTGGACCTGTAGGGGGCGGCCGGGGGGCAATGCGTTTTCTCGAAACTTTTCAGACCGCTGATTTCTTTGACACACTGGTCAGTCTCGCGGTCGCCTTCGTGCTCGGCACGTTCATCGGCGCCGAGCGGCAATACCGGCTGCGGACCGCGGGTCTGCGCACCAACGTGCTGGTCGCGGTCGCCGCTGCGGCTTTCGTCGATCTCGCCATGCACCTGGAAGGCGCCGATGGCGCGGTGCGGGTGATCGCCTATGTGGTCTCCGGCATCGGTTTTCTCGGCGCCGGCGTGATCATGAAGGAAGGCACCAATGTGCGCGGCCTCAACACCGCGGCGACGCTGTGGGGCTCGGCGGCGGTGGGGGCTTGCGCCGGCGCCGACATGGTGGCGCAGGCGGTGGCGCTGACGGTGTTCGTGCTTGCCGGCAATACGCTGCTGCGGCCCCTCGTCAATGCCATCAACCGCCGCCCGCTCCACGTTGCGAGCTCGGAAGTCAATTACGACGTCACCGTCACCTGCGACGTCGAGTCCATCGCCGAGCTGCGCGACGTGCTGGTCGAGACTCTCGAGAACGCCCATTATCCGGTCGACCATGTCGAAGTGACCGAGCGCGGCGATGCCGTCGAGCTGGTGGCGCGACTGACCAGCACCTCGGTGGATGCCGAGGAGCTTGACGCCGTGGTGGCAGCGCTGTCGCGCCGCGACGGTGCGCGCCATGCCACCTGGGAAAGCCGTACGCGGGATTGAGTGAAAGTCGCAGCGCGGCCGGCAACGACGACCGGTTGGAACGGAGCCCGGCGCCTTGCGTTGGACGCGGAACCGCAACGGCGCCGACGGATTCGAGACGATGGCGAGCCACGTCGCCGGCCACGAGCAGTCGATCGATATTGCCGATCGCTCGCAATTCATCCCGCGCTGAGTTTGCCGCAGGAGGTTCCATCCGTGGTGCAGGAACTTCGCGCGCTGCCATCCGTTGCGAAGAGAGAGACGGCGCCGTGCAGCGCCGCGTGCGCGGAGGTGGAGATGAGCGAGACTCCCGGCCGATCCCGTCAGGCGACGAGCATTCACGCGCGGCGGCGTGACGCGCTGCTGCGCCGCCGTCGCGCGTCCGGCGTTGTGTTCGGCATCGCCGGCCTGACGATCTCGGTGTTCGCCTACGCCCTCACTGTTCGATCGCCGCACCCACAGGTCGCGCAGCATTACGTGCAGAGCCAGACGGCCCCCAGTGGCCAGACCACGGGACAGAATCGGTCACCGCCCGCGGCGCTGCCGCCGGCGCCCGCCGAAAAGATCGCGCCACTGATCAGCAGGTGAGGCGCCTTGGCGTCGCCATCGAAGGGAGGCGTCCCGCTGCGCGCATTCCGGTGTGGCGTCTCGCAATTGCCCACCGCCGTTGCGGCAAGCCTGTCGTCGGCAATCGCGAGACATAAGCCACACTAGGAATGCCGCGTCTCAGCGTACCAGGATGTTGCGGAACTGCCAGGGATCGCTGGTGTCGATGTCTTCCTCGAACAGGCCGGGACGGTCGTTGAGCGGGGTCCAGTCGGTGTAGTAGCCCTTCACCGGACCGAGATAGGGCGTCTGCACCTCGAGGCAGCGGCGGAAATCGAGCTCGTCGGCCTCGACAATGCCGGCGGTCGGATTCTCCAGCGCCCAGACCATGCCGGCGAGGACGGCGGAGGATACCTGCAGGCCGGTGGCGTTCTGATAAGGCGCAATCAGGCGGGTCTCCTCGATCGAAAGCTGCGAGCCGTACCAGTAGGCATTCTTGGCGTGGCCGTAGAGCAGGACGCCGAGTTCGTCGATGCCGTCGACGATCTCGTGCTCGTCGAGGATGTGCCATGTCGGCTGCATCTTGCCGGCGGCACCGAACATTTCGTGCAGCGACAGCACCGCGTCGTTGGCCGGGTGATAGGCGTAGTGGCAGGTCGGTCGGTACACCACCTTGTCGCCGTCGCGCAGGGTGAAATAGTCGGCGATCGAGATCGACTCGTTGTGGGTGACGAGGAATCCGTATTGCGCGCCAGGAGTGGGGCACCACGAGCGCACGCGGGTATTGGCGCCCGGCTGCAGCAGGTAGATCGCGGCCTGGCAACCCTGCGCATGGCTGCGGCCGTTCTCCGGCATCCATTTCTCATGGGTGCCCCAGCCGAGCTCGGCCGGTTGCAGGCCCTCGGAGACGAAGCCTTCCACCGACCAGGTGTTGACGAATGAGTTCATCGGCTTCGGCGCGCGGGCGCGCTGGGTGTCGCGCTCGGCGATGTGGATGCCTTTGACGCCGAGCTGCTGCGCGAGCTGGGCCCAGCCGTCGCGGCTTTTCGGCTCGTTGATCGCGAGCCCGGTATCCGCGGCGAGGTTGATCAACGCCTGCTTGACGAACCACGACACCATGCCGGGATTGGCGCCGCAGGTCGAGACCGCCGTGGTGCCGCCGGGATTGGCGCGCTTGGCGGCGAGCAGGGTTTCGCGCAGCGCGTAGTTGGAGCGCGCCTCCGGGCCCATGCTGCGGTCGAAATAGAAGCCGGCCCAGGGCTCGACGACGGTGTCGACGTAGAGCGCGCCGATCTCACGGCACATCGTCATGATGTCGACCGAGGAGGTGTCGACCGACAGATTGACGCAGAAGCCCTGGCCGCCGCCTTCGGTCAGCAGCGGGATCAGGAGTTCGCGGTAGTTCTCGCGGGTCACGCCCTGCTTGATGAAGCGAACGCCATGCTTTGTCGCCAGCTCGCCGTCCTCGTGCGGGTCGAGAATGACGAAGCGCTTTGCGTCATATTCGAAGTGCCGCTCGATCAGCGGCAGCGTGCCCTTGCCGATCGAGCCGAAGCCGATCATGACGATGGGGCCGGTGATGCGCGCATGTACGGGGAAGCTGGACATTCTTCAGGTCTCCAAATAGCGGGACATGACGGGGGGCGGCGGTGCGTGCCCGCGGCGGCTCGATTGGCTCGTTCAAAACGACAAATGGCCGATGAAATCAAGGCCCTCCAGATGGCCGAGCGGCGGCTGTCATCGGTGCGTCACACGATGTGGTCCGGCTCGAGCGCGCAGCGGACATCACGCGACAGCTCAATCTGCAGGGTTGGATGCCCGATGCCGAAGCGATGGGCCAGTTCGCCGCAGGTCTGCGCCAGGAAGCTGTCCCCGGGGTGACCGGCCGGCATGACCAGGTGGGCGGTGAGCGCCGTTTCGGTCGTGCTCATCGGCCAGATATGCAGGTCGTGGATCGAGGCGACGCCAGGCAGTCCGACGAGAAAGGCCCGTACCGCGACCGGATCGATCCGGTGCGGCACCGCCGCGAGCGACATGGCCGTGCTCTCGCGCAGCAGGCGCCAGGTCCCGGCGACGATCACCGCGACGATGCCGAAGCTGGTGACCGGATCGAGCCACAGCCAGCCGGTTTGCGCAATCAGGAAGCCGGACATTACCACGCCCGCCGAGACCGCCGCATCGGCCGCCATGTGGAGGTAGGCACCACGGATGTTGAGGTCGCGGTCGCGGCCGCCGGCGAACAGCAGAGCGGTGAAACCGTTGATTGCGATACCGACCAGAGCCACCACCATGATGGTGCCGGTCGCAACCGGCTCGGGGGCGATCAGGCGCTGCGCGGCTTCGAGGATGATGGCGCCGCAGGCGATCAGCAGCAGGACGGCATTGGCGAGTGCGGCGAGGATCGAGGAGCTGCGCAGGCCATAGGTCAGACGCGAGGTCGGCGGCCGTTTGGCCAAGATGGCGGCGATCCAGGCAACGGCAAGCCCAAGCACGTCGGAGAGGTTGTGTCCGGCATCGGCCAGCAGCGCGGTCGAATTGGCGAGAAAACCGAAGACACCCTCGACCAGCACGAAGCCGCCATTGAGCGCGATTCCGATAGCGAAGGCGCGGCCGAAATCGGCCGGCGCATGGCTGTGGCCATGGTGATCGTGCTGATGATGCGCATGATCGTGGCCGTTCCGATGATGATGCTGACTGCCGCTCATGGCGGCGATGTTAGCATCGCCGGATGGCGGCGGCGACTGCGCATCGATGTCACGAGTGCCGAACAGCTCGCGGAACGTTATAACGTCGCGGCGGAACGCGAATGTCGGAGCAGGGAGGGCTGCACGCGCCGCATCTTCCGCTGTGCCGACCTGAACCGAACCCGTCGCTCAGCTCCGCCGCTTGGCCGTCACCTCGATCTCGATCTTCATCTCCGGCTTGAGCAGTGCGGCGATCACCAGCAGCGTGGCGGCGGGGCGGATCGCGCCGAGATATTCGCCGCAGACCGCGAACACGGCATCGGCATCCTTGGCGTCGGTGACGTAATAGGTGGCGCGGACGATGTCGGCCATGGCGAAGCCGGCTTCGGTGAGCACCTTGCCGATGGTGTTGAAGCAGTTGCGCGTCTGGGTGGCGACATCGGCCGGCATGATCATCGTGCTGTAGTCGTAGCCGGTGGTGCCGGAGATGAAGACGAAGTCGCCATCGACCACGGCGCGGCTGTAGCCTGCCGTCTTCTCGAAGGGCGAGCCGGTGGAGATCAGGCGACGGGACATATGGTGCTCCTCTTGGACAAAACGCCGGCGCCAGCGTGCCGCCGCCAGCGGGCAATTCGACATCGAATTTTCAGGCAGCCTGATTCAGGCCACTTTGTTTCATGCAGCCTTGGCTACGGCACGGCGGCCGCGTGAGCGCGACCAGCCATCCGCGGCGCCGGTGGGCAGGATCATGCCGGCGGCATCGGCCAGGGCACCCTCTCGCAGTTCGAGCGCCAGCAGGCGATCGCGCTCAAAGGGCCCCGGCAGGGTCAGCGCTCCGGTGGCCGCGGCCGAGAAGCCGAAGCGGGCATAATAAGGCGCGTCGCCAAGCAGGACCACGGCGCCATCACCGCGGCGCTCTGCCGCCGCGATGGCATGGACCATCAGCGCGGCGCCGATCCCGAGCGACCGGCAGGCCGGATCGACGGCGAGCGGGCCGAGCATCAATGCCGGCTTGCCGCCGGCATTGATGTGCCAGAGCCGCAAGGTCCCGACGACGCGGGCAGCGCTGCGGGCCATCGAACCGTGGCAGGTCGCGACGAAGGCGAGGCCTTTGGCCGGCAGCCGGCCATCGCGCAGGCGCTGGCAGGTGCGTTCGAAGCGGCCGGGGCCGAAGGCGGCATCGAGCAGGGCCTCGCGCGCGCCGGCATCGGCGGCGCGCTCGGCGCGGATCGCGAACGGGGCGGCAGCCGCGGCGGGCCGTTTCGAGGCGGTCAGGTTCAAGGCGGTCATGTTCAAGGCGGTCATGGCACGTCGTCCCGGCTCCGCTGTCGTCTCGCGCGGAGCATCGTCATCCGGTCGCGCCTCGCGCGCCGGCGATGGTTTCGGGGAAGGGGCCGGCAGCGCCGGCCCCGGGCTGAATCGTGTTCAGATGTGATAGGTCTTCAGCGGCGGGATGCCGTTGAACGCCACCGACGAGTAGGTCGAGGTATAGGCGCCGGTGCCCTCGATCAGGACCTTGTCGCCGATCTCGAGCGTCACCGGCAGCGGGTACGGCATCTTCTCGTACATCACATCGGCGCTGTCGCAGGTCGGACCGGCCAGCACGCAGGGGGTCATCTCCGCGCCGTCATGCGGGGTGCGGATGGCGTAACGGATCGACTCGTCCATGGTCTCGGCGAGACCGCCGAATTTGCCGATGTCGAGATAGACCCAGCGCACCTCGTCCTCGTCGCTCTTCCTGGAAATCAGAACGACTTCGGTCTCGATGATGCCGGCATTGCCGACCATGCCGCGGCCCGGCTCGATGATCGTCTCGGGGATCTGGTTGCCGAAATGCTTGCGCAGGGCACGGAAGATCGATCGGCCGTACTGCACCACCGGCGGCACGTCCTTGAGGTAACGGGTCGGAAAGCCGCCGCCCATGTTGACCATGGTCAGGACGATGCCGCGCTCGGCGCAGTCGCGGAACACCTGCGAGGCCATGGTCAGCGCACGGTCCCACGCCTTCACCTTGCGCTGCTGGGAGCCGACATGGAACGAAATGCCGCACGGCTCCAGCCTGAGGCGCTTGGCGAGGTCGAGCACCTCGACCGCCATCTCCGGGTCGCAGCCGAACTTGCGCGACAGCGGCCATTCGGCGCCGGCGCAATCATAGAGGATGCGGCAGAACACCCGGGCGCCCGGCGCCGCGCGCGCGACCTTCTCGACTTCGGCGGCGCAGTCCACCGCGAACAGCCGGATGCCGAGCGCGTAGGCGCGGGCGATATCCCGCTCCTTCTTGATGGTGTTGCCAAAGGAGATGCGGTCCGGCGTCGCGCCGGCGGCCAGCGCCATCTCGACCTCGGCCACCGTGGCGGTGTCGAAGCACGAGCCCAGCGAGGCGAGCAGCGACAGCACTTCCGGCGCCGGGTTTGCCTTCACGGCATAGAACACCCGGCTGTCGGGCAGCGCCTTGGCGAAGCTCTGGTAGTTTTCACGCACGACCTCGAGGTCGACGACGAGGCACGGCTCGGTGTCGAGGCCCTCGCTGCGGCGGCGGCGCAGGAATTCCTGGATACGTTCGGTCATAGCACTCTCCAAACGGCCCAGCGACGGACCGCTTCAGATGTGACGCCGGATACGAGCCCACGGCCCCGTCACGCGATGGAGGCGCGACGCAGCCAGAACCTCGAACCGACAAGTGCTGCCGTGGATTGGAAGGGAAATCCCATCCGCACACCTGGCAATGAAGGACAAGCCTCTTCGGTATTCGCGCCAGCTGGTGGAAAGCTGGCAGAGACCAAAAAAGCCCGCTCCGTCGTTGCTTTAAGTCGCGTCCCCCGTTGAGAGCGGGGTGCGCCGGTTCGCCTCCGGCTGCCGATCACGGTTGCAAGGAGTGAGGACCCTTAAGTGGCGCGCCTCTTGAGAGAGGAGCTGGGCTACTCAGTTCCTTGGCGGCTGTCCGGCCTCTTGTCCGGATACCTACCGACCGACACACGACCACAGGCACGTGCGAAATTGGGCAAGACCGGAGATAAGTCTTTTAATCCGGTACCGCAAGAATTTTTTCGTCGCGACGCCAGATTTCACAACCGGCGCCGCGCAGTGTTGCCGCGAGGGCGCAAGATCGGCGCCTCAACATGAACAGCTGTTAAACTTGATCGAGGAAAGGCCGGATGAAGATGCCGTCGAGCACGCGCGAGGCCCCTAAAACAAGGCTCGCGGCGAATCGCTCTGGCGCCGAGGCTCAGCTGCGGCGGGTGAACGGTTCGATCTGCCGGGCGTTGCGCACGAAGGACACCATGATGGCGAAACCGATGACGAACAGCACCGCCTGCAGCACGTGGGCGCCCTTGTCTTCAAGCCCGAACAGGATGGCGAGCGCCCAGCCGCCGGCAAAGGCGGCCCCGAACACTTCGGCGCCGATCAGCACGGCAGCCGACAGCACGGTGATCACGCTCGGCCAGGCAATGCTTCCCTTTGCAGCGGGCGTGGTCGGCGAGGAGCTCGGAGAAGCCATGATCAATGATCCTGTGGGTGGTCCGGGTGGATTGAAGGTCAGCAGGTGACCTTCACGAGGGGCAGTGAGCTTCGAACAAGGGCTAAAGAAGGCGGCCTGCCGCCCCACCAGCGGGCCGCAATTTCGTCGAAAACGCCGGCCCGATCAAGGCTCGTGGCTGCTCAGGCGCCGAAACGGCCAGGACGGACCTGAAATCGCCGGTTCCGGGCTCTATATATGCTGATCCGCGCCAGCCGGCGCTTTCGACCAGAGCTTTCGATCCATGCAGGATGATCCGATGACCGATTCCGTGACCGCCGCCCCGAACGCCGCCGGCAACCCGTTGCTCGCGGCCTGGACGATGCCGTTCGAGACGCCGCCCTTCGACGCGATCCGGCCCGAGCATTTCCTGCCGGCCTTCGAACAGGCCTTTGTCGATCACGCCCGCGAGGTCGCCGCCATCGTCGACGATCTCGCCGAGCCGGATTTCGACAACACCATCACCGCCTGGGAGCGCGCCGGCAAGCTGCTCAACCGCGTCGCGGCGGTGTTCTACGACCTCGTCTCCGCCGATTCCAATCCGGAGCTGCTGGCGATCGAGAGCGAGGTCGCCTTGCGCATGGCGAGGCACTGGAATCCGATCATGATGAACGCGGTGCTGTTCGGGCGCGTGGCGCGGCTCTATCACGACAGCGCCCGGCTGCGCCTGACAAGGGAGCAGGCGCGCCTGCTCGAGCGCACCTATACCCGGATGCACCGGGCCGGCGCCGGTCTCGACGAGGCGGCCAAGCAGCGCATGGGCGAGATCAACGAGCGCCTTGCCCAGCTCGGCACGACCTTCAGCCATCATCTGCTGGGCGACGAGCAGGACTTCGTCCTCGAACTCGGTCTGGACGATCTCGGCGGCCTCAGCGAGGGCTTCATTGCCGGGGCCAGGGCCGCGGCGGCCGAGCGCGGCCTCGACGGCAAGATCATCGTCACCCTGTCCCGCTCCTCGGCTGAGCCGTTCCTGCAGACCTCGACCCGGCGCGATCTGCGCGAGAAGGTCTACCGAGCTTTCATTGCCCGCGGCGACAACGGCAACGCCAACGACAACAGCGCGGCGATCCGCGAGATCCTCGCCCTGCGCGAGGAATCCGCCAAGCTGCTCGGCTATCCCCATTTCGCCGCCTATCGCCTCGAGGACTCCATGGCCAAGACGCCGGAGGCGGTGCGTGGCCTGCTGGAGCGGGTGTGGGTGCCGGCCCGGGCCAAGGCGCTGGCCGACCGTGATGCGCTGCAGGAGCTCGTTCGGGAGGAGGGGGGCAATTTCGCTCTCGCGCCCTGGGACTGGCGCTATTACGCCGAGAAGCTGCGGCAGCAGCGGGCCAATTTCGACGACGCCGCGATCAAGCCCTATCTCGTCCTCGACAATATGATCGCCGCGGCCTTCGACGTCGCCCACCGCCTGTTCGGCCTTACTTTCGCCGAGCGCAAGGATGTTGCCGTCTGGCATCCGGACGTCCGGGTCTGGGAGGTGAAGGACGCCAAGGGCGATCACAAGGCGCTGTTCTACGGCGATTACTTCGCCCGGCCGTCGAAGCGCTCCGGCGCCTGGATGACCTCGCTGCGCGACCAGCAGAAACTCGATGGCGCGGTGGCTCCGATCGTC encodes the following:
- a CDS encoding metal ABC transporter ATP-binding protein — its product is MTLALQFENLTLGYDRHPAVHHLSGTVNGGALLALIGPNGAGKSTLFRGIAGLIKPLSGSVRRDGLGPRDIAYLPQSAEIDRSFPISLQDFVGTGLWRTTGAFGALGRRDRDAIAAAVGAVGLNGFEARPIGTLSGGQTQRMLFARLMLQDADVILLDEPFNAIDARTVADLMALVKRWHREGRTILAALHDFELVQANFPETLLLARRLVAWGPTAQVLTAENLQTARRMCEAFDDGAGACAAETSRAA
- a CDS encoding metal ABC transporter permease, translating into MLSSILIAPFTEFEFMRRALAGVLALALGGAPIGVLLMLRRMSLTGDAMAHAILPGAAVAFLLSGLNLFAMAFGGLVAGFAVALLAGVVTRATELREDASLAVFYLISLALGVTIVSLRGSNIDLLHVLFGNVLAIDDQALLLVAFNATVTMLVLAVIWRPLVIECVDPLFLRSVSRAGGPAHLVFLALVVINLVSGFEALGTLLAVGLMMLPAAVARFWSRDVTGMIAVAVVAALLSGYGGLLLSFHTKVPSGPGVILVAAVLYLVSLLTGRVGGLLRRLFPAPHLEA
- a CDS encoding metal ABC transporter substrate-binding protein, coding for MTPSRRDILTACGFALLATGRILPARAAPALKVVATFSILADFARNVGGDRVAVTSLVGANGDSHVYTPTPDDARRVADAALVMVNGFGLEGWLPRLVKAAGGRARLVTATAGIAPRKTAPDEHAEHEVDPHAWQSVANAKIYVGNIRDALIAADPAGAEAYRANAAGYLERLEALDAEVRAAVAQIPPARRKVISTHDAFGYFARDYGVAFIAPQGVSTEADIGAADLAGLIRQIRAEKIPAVFLENLSDQRLMRQIAAETGARIGGTLYSDALTAENGEAPTYIDLVRHNIKTLTGALAG
- a CDS encoding GTP-binding protein → MSTAASEKIPVTVLTGYLGAGKTTLLNRILSENHGKKYAVIVNEFGEIGIDNDLVIGADEEVFEMNNGCICCTVRGDLVRILEGLMKRKGKFDAIILETTGLADPAPVAQTFFVDEDVQAAARLDAIVTVADAKWLSERLKDAPEAKNQIAFADVIVLNKTDLVSKAELAEVEARIRGINPYAKLVRSERCNVALSDVLGRNAFDLDRILDLEPEFLEAGDDHDHHHDHGHGDDHDHGHDHDHDHDHGGLKHYHDEEVQSVSLRTSDPLDPNKFMTWLQDLIARDGMNILRSKGILSFKDDDERYVFQGVHMMLEGDHQREWRDDEPRESRVVFIGRDLPEEAIREGFATCVAA
- a CDS encoding WD40 repeat domain-containing protein — its product is MSTFDPRPEAASIASVTDRVVPVKLAQPAFAVHFLGDAVAFVGSVESVMLAGAGETSGETSVVAAHGGGILCTASDGRRLVTGGDDGKVVILDAAGNAETVAADVKRRWIDNVALQSDGAVAWSAGKTATVQSGRQEAKSFDTQSTAGGLAFAPKGLRLAIAHYNGVTLWFPNMAAKPEVLEWKGSHHAVTFSGDNRFLVTAMHEPALHGWRLVDSKHMRMTGYPGRVRSMAWTAGGKFLATSGADTIILWPFASKDGPMGKEPMMLAPMKSRVSAVACHPRQEILAAGYEDGTILMVRIADGAEILVRRNAGDAVTALAFGPKGTRLAFASEGGEAGLLDL
- a CDS encoding MgtC/SapB family protein; the encoded protein is MRFLETFQTADFFDTLVSLAVAFVLGTFIGAERQYRLRTAGLRTNVLVAVAAAAFVDLAMHLEGADGAVRVIAYVVSGIGFLGAGVIMKEGTNVRGLNTAATLWGSAAVGACAGADMVAQAVALTVFVLAGNTLLRPLVNAINRRPLHVASSEVNYDVTVTCDVESIAELRDVLVETLENAHYPVDHVEVTERGDAVELVARLTSTSVDAEELDAVVAALSRRDGARHATWESRTRD